In a genomic window of Peptoclostridium acidaminophilum DSM 3953:
- a CDS encoding FUSC family protein yields the protein MHTSLNDSLIISIPRKIHTLFYTLSIVFVNSLRYGVILCISAIVAFSFPFTRPYWIPLSCAAVMFGTTIMATFNRAILRCFGSIIGTLIAACILSLHPAGIIVAIINMILTVITELVVVRNYALVAMFITPNALMLAEAATKNIEPSQFIAVRITATIVGSVIGLAGTYIMGRKSASSRLPGLITKLIRSQSRAIVRLEADKENGNVHDLQWIKEKMEINLGNLKLAYNTALGEIPRNQEKLEFMWPAIASLEHISYLIGRNIEVREYLRLSDQDLAQILMVLERTATAVEQKLVLKDIRKLDIAEIPKICKEINNLQETLSMKNIFVQ from the coding sequence GTGCATACCTCCTTGAATGATAGTTTGATTATATCAATTCCAAGGAAGATACACACTTTATTTTACACACTCTCTATAGTTTTTGTCAATTCGCTCAGATACGGAGTTATTCTCTGCATATCTGCCATAGTAGCTTTTTCATTTCCATTTACAAGGCCCTATTGGATTCCGCTATCCTGTGCGGCTGTAATGTTTGGGACTACTATTATGGCAACCTTCAATAGGGCGATTTTGAGATGCTTCGGTAGCATAATAGGAACCCTGATAGCAGCCTGCATACTTTCTTTACATCCAGCGGGAATTATTGTCGCAATAATCAATATGATTCTAACTGTGATAACAGAGCTTGTAGTAGTAAGAAACTATGCACTTGTAGCAATGTTTATCACACCTAATGCACTGATGCTTGCAGAGGCGGCCACGAAGAACATTGAACCATCTCAGTTTATAGCCGTGCGTATTACGGCTACGATAGTAGGGTCTGTGATTGGTCTTGCCGGAACATATATTATGGGACGTAAATCAGCATCAAGCAGACTGCCCGGACTTATAACAAAACTAATCCGCAGTCAATCACGGGCAATAGTAAGACTCGAGGCTGATAAAGAGAACGGCAATGTTCATGATTTGCAGTGGATAAAGGAAAAAATGGAAATAAATCTTGGAAACCTAAAGCTTGCTTATAACACAGCACTGGGTGAGATACCAAGGAATCAGGAAAAGCTTGAATTCATGTGGCCGGCAATTGCTTCGCTGGAGCATATCAGCTACCTGATAGGCAGGAATATTGAAGTAAGAGAGTATTTGAGATTGTCAGATCAAGACCTTGCACAGATACTTATGGTACTTGAAAGGACAGCAACAGCTGTCGAGCAGAAGCTCGTATTGAAAGATATAAGGAAATTAGACATAGCTGAGATACCGAAGATTTGCAAGGAAATAAATAATCTTCAGGAAACATTAAGCATGAAAAACATATTCGTTCAGTAG
- a CDS encoding cupin domain-containing protein, which yields MVEQVFKLSRNDEMAVEKVIFDENVHYLHMVFNKDQGLPEHFSNSNVYMTVLRGKLSIALDEQEIHEYEAGTLLKIPFQTKMNVRNLHDETMELIVVKAPAPKN from the coding sequence ATGGTAGAACAGGTATTCAAATTGTCAAGAAATGATGAGATGGCTGTAGAAAAAGTGATATTTGACGAGAACGTGCATTATCTTCACATGGTTTTCAACAAGGACCAGGGGCTGCCAGAGCACTTCTCTAACTCAAATGTGTATATGACTGTTCTTCGAGGAAAACTCTCTATCGCTCTTGATGAACAGGAGATCCATGAATATGAGGCGGGCACCTTGCTGAAAATTCCGTTTCAGACAAAAATGAATGTTAGAAACCTGCACGATGAAACCATGGAGCTTATTGTAGTAAAGGCGCCTGCTCCGAAAAATTAA
- a CDS encoding efflux RND transporter periplasmic adaptor subunit has product MKSRKYLKFGMLAIILIFVVSYILYEKGVFGPQKVVGAQVAVGTLKPTVFGIGTVNAKMNFNVGPTQSGKILKLYVDQGDYVKAGQIIGEMDPGDLEQNIASAHAALVNSQYSAETAKAQIQAAESVNELAQVTAARHAKLFESGAISRESLESKEKDAQVAQASLDSAISTYQAAQSRVVQAVADHQKMIEQKKDLLLISPVDGVVVSRQTEKGSTVIAGQTVFNIIDPKTLWVQTRIDQSRFSGIEIGQTAEIRLRSHKEALQGEVARLQVQGDTVTEERFVDVKLNSASAKILLGDSADVTIQLPVAENALYVPAAAVKTIDGADCVWVVKNEKVYSRKVKTGVQTVEGEVQILEGLAQEETVITYSKAQLVEGTKVRLVPAL; this is encoded by the coding sequence ATGAAATCAAGAAAATATTTGAAGTTTGGAATGCTAGCTATAATATTGATTTTCGTGGTTTCGTATATTCTTTACGAGAAAGGCGTGTTTGGGCCGCAAAAGGTTGTTGGAGCGCAAGTCGCAGTAGGCACGCTTAAACCGACGGTGTTTGGAATTGGCACAGTTAATGCAAAGATGAATTTTAACGTTGGGCCGACCCAATCGGGCAAAATTCTAAAACTATATGTAGACCAAGGGGATTATGTCAAAGCAGGTCAAATAATCGGAGAAATGGACCCTGGTGATCTCGAACAGAATATAGCCAGCGCTCATGCGGCGCTAGTTAATAGTCAGTACAGTGCGGAAACTGCAAAAGCGCAGATTCAAGCTGCGGAGAGTGTTAATGAACTAGCGCAGGTGACGGCAGCGCGCCATGCCAAACTTTTTGAAAGTGGTGCGATAAGCAGAGAATCGCTGGAATCTAAAGAAAAAGATGCCCAGGTTGCGCAGGCATCTTTGGATTCGGCGATATCGACTTACCAGGCGGCTCAAAGCAGGGTGGTTCAAGCAGTTGCAGACCATCAAAAAATGATTGAACAGAAAAAGGATCTTTTGTTGATCAGCCCGGTGGACGGCGTTGTAGTTTCGCGGCAAACTGAAAAAGGGAGCACAGTGATTGCAGGGCAAACCGTTTTTAATATTATTGACCCGAAAACACTCTGGGTACAGACTAGAATTGATCAATCACGTTTCAGTGGCATTGAGATTGGACAAACAGCAGAAATCAGGCTGCGCTCCCATAAAGAGGCTCTGCAGGGGGAAGTGGCTCGCCTTCAGGTGCAGGGAGATACAGTGACTGAAGAAAGGTTTGTTGATGTCAAACTTAATAGTGCGTCTGCGAAGATTCTTTTGGGGGACTCGGCTGATGTGACTATACAGCTGCCTGTGGCGGAAAACGCGCTGTATGTTCCGGCGGCGGCCGTTAAAACAATTGACGGTGCAGACTGCGTCTGGGTGGTGAAAAATGAAAAAGTCTATAGTAGAAAAGTAAAAACCGGAGTTCAGACTGTAGAAGGCGAAGTTCAAATTTTGGAGGGGCTTGCTCAGGAAGAAACTGTCATTACGTACAGCAAGGCTCAGCTTGTTGAGGGAACAAAGGTCAGGCTGGTGCCGGCGCTATGA
- a CDS encoding ABC transporter permease produces MINLAIRDIRHSWWRYSLTGIILGLLIATTITMFGIYRGMVADAVALPAKSGADIWVVQKDTLGPYAEASSLYSDEQLGLAGFPGVSEAANVLYFTLQVQRGADDVRVMIAGYEDGKIGQPTSIIAGRPIVKSKYEAVADASSGFEIGDKLLIRRNEYTVVGLTERMTSTGGDPIVFLRLKDAQEVQFDEDNTSIYNDRKRSNQNESNEFAKYKANAILVKAADGWDPKQVAASIKQWKHFEAYTYQEMEQILLSKTIEKAANQIGLFLVILEIVSAAIVALLIYTMTMGKLKEIAVLKLIGANNSLIMMMILQESWGIGIIGYTIGAIVSALWVPVFPRYVVYSTDIRVITFAITMAICTLASIISIRAAIKVEPASAIGG; encoded by the coding sequence ATGATAAATTTGGCGATTCGTGACATTCGGCACAGCTGGTGGCGTTATTCTCTTACCGGAATAATTCTGGGGCTGTTGATTGCAACTACAATTACAATGTTTGGCATTTACAGGGGCATGGTTGCTGACGCGGTTGCACTTCCTGCAAAGTCGGGTGCTGATATATGGGTTGTACAAAAGGACACACTGGGGCCATATGCGGAAGCCTCTTCTCTTTATTCTGATGAGCAGCTTGGGTTAGCGGGATTTCCAGGAGTTTCAGAAGCTGCCAATGTGCTCTATTTCACTTTGCAGGTGCAGAGGGGAGCTGATGATGTTAGGGTCATGATTGCTGGATATGAGGATGGAAAAATTGGACAGCCGACTAGTATCATTGCAGGACGGCCAATTGTCAAATCAAAATACGAAGCTGTGGCCGACGCAAGCAGCGGATTTGAAATAGGTGACAAGCTCTTGATACGGCGCAACGAGTATACGGTTGTAGGTTTAACCGAACGAATGACAAGCACGGGCGGAGACCCTATTGTATTCCTTCGATTAAAAGACGCACAGGAGGTTCAATTCGATGAAGATAATACTTCCATTTACAATGACCGGAAGAGAAGTAATCAAAATGAGAGTAATGAGTTTGCCAAATATAAAGCCAATGCGATTCTAGTTAAGGCTGCAGATGGGTGGGACCCAAAGCAGGTGGCTGCAAGCATCAAACAGTGGAAGCATTTTGAAGCGTATACATACCAGGAAATGGAACAAATACTATTGTCGAAAACAATTGAAAAGGCTGCCAATCAGATCGGTCTTTTTCTGGTGATTCTAGAAATTGTAAGCGCCGCCATAGTAGCTCTTTTAATTTACACTATGACCATGGGTAAATTGAAGGAAATTGCTGTTTTAAAGCTGATTGGTGCTAACAATAGTCTGATAATGATGATGATACTGCAGGAATCGTGGGGTATTGGAATTATCGGCTATACAATAGGCGCAATCGTTTCTGCGCTGTGGGTTCCGGTTTTCCCGCGGTATGTAGTGTACAGTACCGACATTAGAGTGATAACATTTGCCATAACGATGGCAATATGCACTCTTGCGAGTATAATCAGCATTCGGGCAGCTATAAAAGTTGAACCGGCATCGGCAATTGGAGGTTAA
- a CDS encoding ABC transporter ATP-binding protein produces MKPAIMMEGIKKRYGKGATAVDALRGVNMAVFPGEVIGLIGPSGSGKTTLLQCLGAIIDPTAGRIELGDEAIYDGGWLIKDVRALRRDKIGFMFQAPHLIPFMTNIENVAMPMLLAGRPYEEARYRAMELLTTLDIADKAEFKSYQLSGGQAQRVSIARALANNPPVILADEPTAPLDSRRSLSVIKLLNDLAKQYGTAIIVVTHDEVIVPTFKRIYRVREGLVFEEHGEGKELSLG; encoded by the coding sequence ATGAAACCAGCGATTATGATGGAAGGAATAAAGAAAAGATACGGGAAAGGAGCAACCGCAGTAGATGCATTGCGGGGCGTGAATATGGCTGTCTTTCCCGGAGAAGTCATTGGACTTATAGGACCCAGCGGATCTGGAAAAACAACATTGCTGCAATGTCTGGGGGCAATTATTGATCCAACTGCTGGACGAATTGAACTTGGAGATGAGGCGATTTATGATGGCGGCTGGTTAATCAAGGATGTACGTGCCCTTAGGCGAGACAAGATTGGTTTCATGTTTCAAGCTCCGCATTTAATCCCTTTTATGACAAATATTGAGAATGTGGCCATGCCAATGCTATTGGCGGGAAGACCTTATGAAGAGGCACGATATAGGGCTATGGAATTGCTGACTACTCTGGATATAGCAGACAAAGCGGAGTTTAAATCGTACCAGCTTTCCGGAGGACAGGCTCAGCGGGTATCTATCGCCAGAGCATTGGCTAACAATCCGCCAGTGATACTCGCAGACGAGCCCACGGCTCCGCTTGACAGCCGGCGTTCGCTGTCGGTAATTAAATTGCTGAATGATTTGGCTAAACAATATGGAACGGCAATAATTGTAGTCACCCATGATGAAGTGATTGTCCCTACATTCAAGAGAATTTATAGAGTGCGGGAAGGGCTGGTATTTGAAGAGCACGGCGAGGGTAAGGAGCTGAGCTTAGGATAA
- a CDS encoding DapH/DapD/GlmU-related protein — translation MKNLRVDDSARLIGTIRFGVDAYVAQGAVLRSTGDSLSIGNGSWVLENSVIVGSPEQPVQIGSKTVFGHKCIVIGAQIGDLCEVGNGTIFLPGSRVGNWCIFGEGTIIPPGKVIPDESVVVGRPGRIIRKLTDKDADMISRMRGYDTSLKPLTEHIIKSESREAGKVGKIYRFGTKVPVIDESAYIYDSAEITGDVVIGSNSVVASGVRIIGNTHGPVRIGNNVQIHENSVLHLLPDNELIIEDNVTIGPGCIIHGTTIGFNTVIESGAIVCDYSRLGRNVLVKSGSLVKQRSVFSDNQIVEGFPAAVVGENTDVMERPDWAIRDI, via the coding sequence ATGAAGAATTTGAGGGTTGACGACTCTGCCAGGCTTATCGGAACTATAAGATTCGGAGTGGATGCATATGTTGCGCAGGGAGCTGTTTTGCGATCAACAGGCGATTCGCTGAGCATAGGTAATGGGAGCTGGGTTCTTGAAAATTCCGTCATAGTAGGATCGCCGGAGCAGCCTGTCCAAATCGGCAGCAAAACCGTATTTGGACATAAGTGTATAGTCATAGGCGCACAAATCGGGGACCTGTGTGAAGTAGGTAACGGAACAATTTTTCTTCCTGGCTCCAGGGTGGGCAACTGGTGCATATTCGGAGAAGGAACAATAATACCTCCAGGAAAAGTTATTCCCGACGAGTCTGTAGTTGTCGGAAGGCCTGGGCGCATAATAAGGAAGCTGACAGATAAGGACGCTGATATGATTTCAAGAATGCGGGGCTACGATACGAGTCTCAAGCCTCTAACGGAACATATAATAAAATCCGAGTCAAGGGAGGCTGGAAAAGTGGGAAAAATATATAGGTTCGGCACAAAAGTTCCAGTAATTGATGAATCAGCATACATATACGATTCGGCGGAAATCACAGGTGATGTTGTAATAGGCAGCAATTCGGTTGTGGCATCAGGAGTCAGAATAATTGGCAACACCCACGGCCCTGTGAGAATAGGCAACAATGTTCAAATACATGAAAATTCTGTGCTTCACCTGCTGCCTGATAATGAGCTTATAATCGAAGACAATGTAACAATAGGTCCAGGGTGCATAATACACGGCACCACAATAGGCTTCAACACGGTAATAGAGTCAGGGGCCATAGTGTGCGATTACAGTAGGCTTGGAAGAAACGTGCTGGTCAAATCGGGAAGTCTTGTAAAGCAAAGAAGCGTTTTTTCAGACAATCAGATAGTGGAAGGATTTCCTGCGGCAGTTGTGGGAGAAAATACGGATGTGATGGAAAGACCTGACTGGGCAATCAGAGACATATAA